Proteins encoded together in one Styela clava chromosome 12, kaStyClav1.hap1.2, whole genome shotgun sequence window:
- the LOC144430597 gene encoding uncharacterized protein LOC144430597 produces the protein MAEANPPEELRLAAEPRVINNVFHIGAINNEYHHHHGDIIHNHVSPPARGIATQLESQTSGGGTETMDRYQLNEMADKGQEALLHENEEASKFISIYRKEVVAIPEEIKDDWANVLSVVSKTWETLYNKIMVDIRNKNMKIGDRVKNALASICKHLKTQSSEELVIEDDFLRQFVGKVKDVINMRSILAEKQLNIISIICFYVASKLHHISAKRDFSVLGIKETVEKNTSII, from the exons ATGGCAGAAGCAAATCCACCTGAAGAACTGCGGCTGGCAGCAGAGCCACGAGTtattaacaatgttttccacatTGGTGCAATAAATAATGAATACCATCATCATCATGGAGATATAATACATAATCACGT ATCTCCACCTGCTCGCGGCATAGCTACTCAACTGG AAAGCCAAACTTCTGGTGGAGGCACAGAAACGATGGACAGATATCAACTCAACGAAATGGCTGATAAGGGACAAGAAGCACTTTTACATGAAAATGAAGAAGCGTCCAAATTTATCAGCATATACCGGAAAGAAG TGGTTGCAATACCGGAAGAAATTAAAGACGATTGGGCCAACGTTTTATCAGTAGTTAGTAAAACATGGGAGACACTCTACAATAAAATAATGGTAGACATTCGCAACAAGAACATGAAAATTGGGGACAGAGTGAAAAATGCTCTGGCTTCAATATGCAAACATCTGAAGACGCAAAGTTCAgaagaacttgtaatagaagaTGATTTTTTGCGACAATTTGTTGGTAAAGTAAAAGATGTAATAAACATGAGGAGTATATTAGCGGAAAAACAGTTGAATATTATTTCTATTATCTGTTTTTATGTTGCTTCCAAACTCCATCATATCAGTGCAAAACGCGATTTCTCTGTTCTGGGAATAAAGGAGACTGTAGAAAAAAACACATCAATTATTTAA